The genomic window CTCCACGGCGAAATCATCCGCGTCGGCCGGCGGGGGGCCTCGCGTGGGCCATCCCCCGCCCGGCCGGCTCACGGGCCATCCTCTCCTCAGGGCTTGTGCTCGGCCTTGCCCACGAGCTCGGGGGCCCTGGTCGCTCCGAATCCGACGTTGTTCGAGGCGTTGAGACGGACCTCATCCCCGGAAAATTTCAGCCGGAAGGTGGCGATGAACGGGGTCTCGATGAAGCAGGCCTTGACCGTGAGGGTCTCGTCGGCCGTCCAGGCGGAGGCGGCCCCGACGAGCCAGTCGGACTTGCCTCCCGAGAGGGCCGACATCGGGCCGATGGCGGCCGGCCCCGTGGTCCAGTCTCCATGCCCCGCGCGGATCCGCCCCTCCTTACCCGCGGCGCGGATGACCAGAGTGTCGCCGCGTTCGTCCGCCTGGATGCTCAGGGATTCCAACTTCATCGGATTGGCGTCGAAGGCGAACATCCTGCCCGCGACGTTGGCGGGCTTGCCGGTGCCCTGAGGATATTCGACGTGGAGGCCCTTGAGGGCGCTGGCGAGCTTGCCATACGCGTCATCGTCACGCGGTTGGGCGTCGGTCCGGAAGGCCGGGAGGAGCTTCTCCCAGACGACGTTCAGGACGGCCTGCATGTCCTTCACGCCGCTCGTGATGGCCACGACGGCGTCCTGCTCCGGGAGGACGACGCAATACTGGCCGAATGCGCCGTCGCCGCGGAAGGCGCCGTGGCGGCATCGCCAGAACTGGTAGCCGTAGCCCTGGTCCCAGTCGCTCGTCGGGCTGCTCCCGTTCGACGTCTGCCGGGCCGTCGCCGCCTCGATCCACTCCGCGGGGACGAGCTGCTTGCCGTGCCACTTGCCCTTCTGGAGCAGGAGCTGGCCGAACTTCGCGATGTCCTCGGTCCGGATGCTCAGGCCGTATCCGCCGGCGTCGACGCCCTGCGGGCTCTGCTCCCAGGTCGGATGCTCGATGCCGAGCGGCTCGAACAGCCGGGGCGTGAGGTAGTCGAGGACTCTCTGCCCCGTCACCTTCTGAACGATGGCCGACAGCATGTACGTGGCCGACGTGTTGTACAGGAAGTGCGTCCCGGGCTTGAAGGGGACGGGATGTGCCAGGAACGACTTCGTCCAGGGCTCATCCTTCGTCCGCTGCGGCTCGGTCTGGTGGCCGGTGGACATCCGCAGCAGGTCGCTGATCCGCATCGCTTTCAAGTTCGGCCCCGGGTTGGTCGGAGCGTCCTCGGGGAAGAACTTGAGGATTGGGTCGTCCAGGCTGAGCTTCCCCTCCGAGATAGCAAGGCCGACGGCCGTCGAGGTGAAGCTCTTGCTGAGCGAGTAGAGCGAGTGCGGGGTCTCCGCCGAATAGGGCGCCCACCACCCCTCCGCGACGATCTGACCGTGGCGGAAGACCATCACGCTATTCATCGTCTCGATCCGATTCGCCGCCTCGACGAAACCGAGCAAGGCCGCGGTCGAGACGCCTTGGTCCTCGGGCCGGCTCCGAGGAAGGTCCGAGGCCCCGGCGAACGAGGGTAGCAGGATGACGAAGGCGAGGAGGGATGCGGCTCTCATCGATGGCTCCGAGCGAGTGGTCGGGCGTTGCGCGTCCAGGGGGCACATCTTCGCGGGTCCCAGGGCGACTCGCAAGGCTCCGCCCTGCGCCTGGAGAGAGCGGATCTCGTCGTCTCGAGCGGCTCGCACTCTCGTCCCGTCCATCGACCGGCTCACGTGGGGCCATCAATTCCCGATTCGAGCCGGCCGGCGCCTCGAGGCCCTCGGGGCAAGCCAGCCCGAGGCGGTTCGTCGCGATTTCCGGAGTACCGCCCCACGAGTCGATCGCGGGCCGCCGGCCGGCCCGCCTGAGGGATTCAAAGCCGGCACCCATTCGGCTCCACGTCCTGCCTCGGATGGCCCTTCTGTTATGCCACGAAAAGCGGCATGAGTCGTGCGGCGTCGGTCCAAGATCCGAATGACGCCGCGACTCGGGACAGAAGGCCACGACTTGTCATCCGGGTTGCACCTTCGTAACGTCGAACCTTCCGCGGGCCGGCATCTGTACCGGTCCGGTCGCGTCTAGCCATCACCGCATCGACCGCTCGATGCCCCTCGCACTTAGGACATGCCATGAGTGACGCCGTCCCCTATCGCCGCCTGGAGAAGAACGACGCCGCGGTGCTGCTGGTGGACCATCAGACGGGCCTCTGCAACCTGGTGCGGGACTTCTCGGACGACGACTTCAAGAACTGCGTGCTCGCCCTGGCCGACTCGGCGAAGTACTTCAAGCTGCCGACCATCCTCACGACCAGCTTCGAGAATGGCCCCAACGGCCCGCTCGTGCCGGAAATCAAGGAACTGTTCCCCGACGCGCCCTACATCGCGCGCCCCGGGAACATCAACGCCTGGGATAACGAGGACTTCGTCAAGGCCGTGAAGGCGACCGGCAAGAAGCAGCTCATCATCGCGGGCGTCGTGACCGAGGTCTGCGTCGCCTTCCCTGCGCTCTCGGCCCGGGCCGAGGGCTACGAGGTCTTCGTCGTGACGGACGCCTCGGGGACGTTCAACAAGACCACCCGGGACGCCGCCTGGCTCCGCATGCAGGCCGCGGGCGTCCAGCTCATGACCTGGTTCGGCATGGCCTGCGAGCTCCATCGCGACTGGCGGAATGACATCGAGGGACTCGGCCAGCTCTTCTCGAATCACCTGCCGGCATACCGGAATCTCATGAACAGCTACGGTGCCCGACGCTGAGGGGCACTCGCGGGAGAGGTCCCGCTCGGCGACCGGAGGATCGCGGCCGGCAGGGCCTCGCGAGGTGGTCCGGCCGTGTCGGCTTCCGCGCGTGAGATCGATCGCCGGGAGGGATGTCGCCCCGGGATGGCGTGGGTCTCGGATGGGTCCGGGGCGGGCGGTGGACAGGGATTGAGCGGAGACGAGTGACCAAGATGTCGCGGATCTACCTGTTGCGTCACGGCGAGACGGAGTGGTCGGCTTCGGGGCGGCATACGAGCGACTCAGACATCCCGCTCACTCCCCGGGGGGAGGACGAGGCCCGGGCCCTCGGGGCCCTGGCGCGGAACTGGCGGTGCGCCATCGTGCTGACGAGCCCGCTCCAGAGGGCCCGCCGCACCTGCGAGCTGGCCGGGTTCGGCGACCTGGCGGAGGTCGATCCCGACCTCGTCGAGTACCGCTACGGGGCGTACGAGGGGCGGACCACCGCCGAGATCCGCGAGCAGCATCCCGGCTGGAACGTCTTCCGGGACGGCTGCCCGGGAGGCGAGTCGGTCCGCGAGGTCACGGAGCGTGCCGATCGTGTCGTGGCCCGGCTCCGCGGGGCCACGTGCGACGTCCTGATCTTCTCGCACGCCCACTTCCTCCGCTGCCTGGCCGTGCGGTGGCTGGGCCTGGATCTCTCGGCCGGGGCCATGCTGCTGCTTTCCACGGCTTCCGTCAGCATCCTGGGCTACGACCACGGGCCGGAGGAGCCCGCCATCCTGCGCTGGAATGATGTCTCGCTGCGGGACGCGGCGATGGGATGACGGGCCGGCCGTGCGGGCAATGACGTGTCGAGGGGCGTTGACGCGGGAGCTGGGTCGCCCATTCGAAAACAAGACGAGAGGACTCCCGACCGCACCGGGGGGTCGGGATGATCCTCTCTCGTTGGCTTGCTTTCGCAGACCGGGGATTCTTCCGCGTCACTCGGCCGGGGGCAGGATGACGGTGTCGATCACGTGGATGACGCCGTTGCTCGCCTCGATGTCCGTCTTGACGACCTTGGCCCCGTTGATCATGACGCTGCCGTCCTTGACCGCGACCTTGACGCTCTTGCCCTCCGCGGTCTTCACCTTCTCGCCGTCCAGCTTCACGACGTCCGCCGCCATCGCCTT from Aquisphaera giovannonii includes these protein-coding regions:
- the ycaC gene encoding isochorismate family cysteine hydrolase YcaC, with translation MSDAVPYRRLEKNDAAVLLVDHQTGLCNLVRDFSDDDFKNCVLALADSAKYFKLPTILTTSFENGPNGPLVPEIKELFPDAPYIARPGNINAWDNEDFVKAVKATGKKQLIIAGVVTEVCVAFPALSARAEGYEVFVVTDASGTFNKTTRDAAWLRMQAAGVQLMTWFGMACELHRDWRNDIEGLGQLFSNHLPAYRNLMNSYGARR
- a CDS encoding histidine phosphatase family protein, with the protein product MSRIYLLRHGETEWSASGRHTSDSDIPLTPRGEDEARALGALARNWRCAIVLTSPLQRARRTCELAGFGDLAEVDPDLVEYRYGAYEGRTTAEIREQHPGWNVFRDGCPGGESVREVTERADRVVARLRGATCDVLIFSHAHFLRCLAVRWLGLDLSAGAMLLLSTASVSILGYDHGPEEPAILRWNDVSLRDAAMG
- a CDS encoding serine hydrolase domain-containing protein; this translates as MRAASLLAFVILLPSFAGASDLPRSRPEDQGVSTAALLGFVEAANRIETMNSVMVFRHGQIVAEGWWAPYSAETPHSLYSLSKSFTSTAVGLAISEGKLSLDDPILKFFPEDAPTNPGPNLKAMRISDLLRMSTGHQTEPQRTKDEPWTKSFLAHPVPFKPGTHFLYNTSATYMLSAIVQKVTGQRVLDYLTPRLFEPLGIEHPTWEQSPQGVDAGGYGLSIRTEDIAKFGQLLLQKGKWHGKQLVPAEWIEAATARQTSNGSSPTSDWDQGYGYQFWRCRHGAFRGDGAFGQYCVVLPEQDAVVAITSGVKDMQAVLNVVWEKLLPAFRTDAQPRDDDAYGKLASALKGLHVEYPQGTGKPANVAGRMFAFDANPMKLESLSIQADERGDTLVIRAAGKEGRIRAGHGDWTTGPAAIGPMSALSGGKSDWLVGAASAWTADETLTVKACFIETPFIATFRLKFSGDEVRLNASNNVGFGATRAPELVGKAEHKP